From a single Candidatus Deferrimicrobium sp. genomic region:
- the dsrP gene encoding sulfate reduction electron transfer complex DsrMKJOP subunit DsrP yields MQKVWAFLRGCFLLLMKGSKLYYAWLTSLLVLIAIGVFAYANQMYNGLIVTAMRDQVSWGFYISNFTFTVGVAAAAILLVIPAYVYHWKPIKEIAILGELVAVSAMVVCLLFVTVDIGRPDRFWHLIPKIGILNFPQSLLAWDVVVLNTYLVLNFTIASYMLYCYYYRREPNMKYVFPLLMFSIPAAISIHTVTAFLYNGLAARPFWNASILAPRFLASAFCSGPAGMILLFQVVRKWTNFDIKDKAIFKIAELIAYAMFINLFLLGAELFKEYYSDTVHLAPVKYLYQGLEGHSDLVSYIWTATIFNITGFFLFLIPQTRENFVTLNIGCVLIFIGVYIEKGMGLVIPGFVPDVLGDFYEYSPTSTEMLVSIGIWATGLLVYTLLLRIAVPIMNGDFHVGEDGVKPHIGDQLFLVRKRVIVEEEDLDSP; encoded by the coding sequence ATGCAGAAGGTCTGGGCGTTCCTGCGAGGGTGTTTCCTGCTCCTGATGAAAGGGAGCAAGCTTTACTACGCTTGGCTCACCTCCCTCCTGGTTCTGATCGCGATCGGGGTTTTCGCGTATGCCAACCAGATGTACAACGGGCTGATCGTCACCGCGATGCGGGATCAGGTCTCTTGGGGTTTTTACATCTCCAATTTCACGTTCACCGTCGGGGTGGCGGCTGCCGCCATCCTGCTCGTCATCCCGGCGTATGTCTACCATTGGAAGCCCATCAAGGAAATCGCGATTCTCGGCGAGCTGGTGGCTGTCTCCGCGATGGTGGTGTGCCTGTTGTTCGTCACGGTCGACATCGGGCGACCCGACCGATTCTGGCACCTGATCCCGAAGATCGGGATTTTGAACTTTCCACAGTCGCTTCTGGCGTGGGACGTCGTGGTGCTGAACACTTACCTTGTCCTGAACTTCACGATCGCGAGCTATATGCTGTACTGTTATTACTATCGGCGCGAACCGAACATGAAATACGTCTTTCCCCTCCTGATGTTTTCGATCCCGGCGGCGATCTCCATCCATACCGTGACCGCGTTTCTCTACAACGGCCTTGCGGCGAGGCCCTTCTGGAACGCATCGATCCTTGCCCCCCGGTTTCTGGCCTCGGCGTTCTGCTCCGGTCCGGCCGGGATGATCCTCCTGTTCCAGGTCGTCCGGAAGTGGACGAATTTCGATATCAAGGACAAGGCCATCTTCAAAATCGCCGAACTCATCGCGTACGCGATGTTCATCAACCTGTTCCTGCTGGGAGCGGAGCTCTTCAAGGAGTACTACTCAGACACCGTCCACCTGGCTCCGGTGAAATATCTCTACCAGGGACTGGAGGGGCACTCGGACCTGGTTTCGTACATCTGGACCGCGACGATCTTCAACATCACGGGGTTCTTTCTCTTCCTCATTCCGCAGACCAGGGAGAATTTCGTCACGCTCAATATCGGCTGCGTCCTCATATTCATCGGGGTGTATATCGAGAAGGGGATGGGGCTGGTAATCCCGGGGTTTGTCCCGGACGTCCTCGGGGATTTCTACGAATATTCCCCGACCAGCACCGAAATGCTGGTATCGATCGGGATCTGGGCGACGGGGTTGCTCGTGTACACGCTACTCTTGCGGATTGCCGTCCCGATCATGAACGGCGATTTCCACGTGGGCGAAGACGGGGTGAAACCGCACATCGGCGACCAGCTGTTTCTTGTCCGGAAGCGTGTGATCGTAGAGGAAGAGGATCTTGATTCTCCCTGA
- a CDS encoding cytochrome c3 family protein: MRKRLASCSVTFAILCALLVIGCSESVNYTQPILYNHKKHIEDAGLNCIDCHTRVLTHEKASIPNIGICKGCHEQPMTDSKEEKKLVDYIRKNQPIPWIQVHRVPDHAYFSHRRHVSIGKVACIACHGNVAARTLPFSKPYLPIKMAFCIGCHAKNHVNTDCATCHR; the protein is encoded by the coding sequence ATGAGAAAGCGTCTCGCCTCTTGCTCCGTAACCTTCGCGATCCTCTGTGCATTACTCGTAATCGGCTGTTCTGAAAGTGTAAATTACACGCAACCCATTCTATATAATCACAAAAAACATATAGAAGATGCCGGTCTGAATTGCATCGACTGCCACACCCGGGTACTTACCCATGAAAAAGCCTCGATCCCGAACATCGGGATTTGCAAAGGATGCCATGAACAACCGATGACGGATAGCAAAGAGGAGAAAAAGCTGGTGGACTATATCCGGAAAAATCAACCCATCCCATGGATACAGGTTCATCGGGTGCCCGATCACGCCTATTTTTCCCACAGGCGACATGTATCGATCGGAAAAGTCGCCTGCATCGCGTGTCACGGGAACGTGGCCGCAAGGACGCTCCCCTTTTCCAAACCGTATCTTCCCATCAAGATGGCGTTTTGCATCGGTTGCCATGCTAAAAACCACGTAAACACCGATTGCGCAACATGTCATCGATAG
- the nrfD gene encoding NrfD/PsrC family molybdoenzyme membrane anchor subunit, with product MEKAPAAPNPDYDLLRPIEDPGKSFYYIVAVLLVIILYTGYVYIRQLYYGLGVTGMAQPVTWGFYIINFVFFIGISHAGTLISAILRLSKAEWRRPITRMAEVITAIVLAIGGLHPIIDLGRPDRMTHLFFNGRLQSPLLWDITSITAYFTASTVYLYIPMIPDIAILRDRGVKPRWLYEFLSWGWQGTAQQHKVLDRAMNVLMVVVIPIAISVHTIISYIFAMTVQPGWHSTIFGPYFVVGAIFSGIAAILVLMIVFRKVFRLERYLKLIHFNYLSVLLLIMSLLWFYFTFSEYLTGYYGHEPNEMRVFWYKFSGAFAPYFWTMVTCNFLLPLILLSNRKTRTIPGILIASISVIIGMWLERLIIVVPSLANPRLPYPTGIYIPSSTEWTLFIGGVSVFILGYMMFARFFPVISIWEIQEGRQESTKAVTERITSYMPDPQPPLAKE from the coding sequence ATGGAAAAAGCTCCCGCTGCGCCGAACCCGGATTACGACCTGCTTCGCCCCATTGAAGACCCGGGGAAAAGCTTCTACTACATCGTGGCCGTCCTGCTGGTCATCATCCTGTACACCGGGTATGTCTATATCCGGCAGCTCTACTACGGCCTCGGCGTCACCGGGATGGCCCAACCGGTCACATGGGGTTTCTACATCATCAATTTCGTCTTTTTCATCGGGATCAGCCATGCCGGAACATTGATCTCCGCAATCCTTCGCCTTTCCAAGGCGGAGTGGCGAAGGCCGATCACCCGGATGGCGGAAGTCATCACCGCCATCGTTCTCGCCATCGGCGGATTGCATCCGATCATCGATCTGGGCCGCCCGGACAGGATGACGCACCTGTTTTTCAACGGCCGGCTGCAATCTCCCCTGCTTTGGGACATCACGAGCATCACCGCCTATTTCACCGCAAGTACGGTCTACCTCTACATCCCAATGATCCCCGATATTGCGATCCTTCGGGACCGGGGGGTGAAACCCAGATGGCTTTATGAATTTCTCTCCTGGGGCTGGCAGGGGACCGCACAGCAACACAAGGTGCTGGACCGCGCGATGAACGTCCTGATGGTCGTGGTGATCCCCATTGCGATTTCGGTCCATACGATCATCTCCTACATCTTCGCCATGACCGTGCAGCCCGGATGGCACAGCACCATTTTCGGACCATACTTCGTGGTGGGAGCCATCTTCTCGGGAATCGCCGCGATTTTGGTGTTGATGATCGTCTTCCGCAAAGTCTTCCGTCTCGAACGGTATCTGAAGCTGATCCATTTCAATTATCTCAGCGTGCTGTTGCTGATCATGTCCCTGCTCTGGTTCTATTTTACGTTTTCCGAATACCTGACCGGCTATTACGGCCACGAACCGAACGAAATGCGGGTGTTCTGGTACAAATTCAGCGGGGCGTTTGCCCCCTACTTCTGGACGATGGTGACCTGCAACTTCCTCCTGCCGCTGATCCTGCTCAGCAACCGGAAGACCCGCACGATTCCGGGCATCCTCATCGCATCCATCTCGGTGATCATCGGGATGTGGCTGGAGCGGTTGATCATCGTGGTACCGTCCCTGGCCAATCCCCGTCTGCCGTACCCGACAGGGATCTACATCCCTTCCTCTACGGAATGGACGTTGTTCATCGGCGGGGTATCGGTTTTTATCCTCGGGTACATGATGTTCGCGCGCTTCTTCCCCGTGATATCGATCTGGGAGATCCAGGAAGGGCGGCAGGAGAGCACGAAGGCCGTTACCGAGCGGATCACTTCCTACATGCCGGACCCGCAGCCGCCCTTGGCGAAGGAATGA
- a CDS encoding 4Fe-4S dicluster domain-containing protein, which translates to MSDTEEHDERVFRLTRRKALKGLALGIGTMVLPAKDASASVWESFFQKNFRELGKSERRAIMARLEKEYSAKYKKPVKVKDTTPIEGVLYGYGLDLSRCVGCRRCVYGCVTENNQSRDPQIHWIKVLRLEKERGVDLDHSEQYYNPATVPEEGYFYMPVQCHQCENPPCTKVCPVQATWKEIDGIVVVDYNWCIGCRYCMAACPYGARHFNWKTPGLPAGDMNPETHYLGNRPRPVGVVEKCIFCMQRTREPNGEYPACVEVCPVGARKFGNLLDPTSEIRNVIENKRVFILKEDLNTQPKFYYFYSV; encoded by the coding sequence ATGTCGGATACAGAAGAACACGACGAGCGCGTTTTCCGGCTGACGCGCCGGAAGGCGTTGAAGGGATTGGCGTTGGGGATAGGCACCATGGTCCTCCCCGCGAAAGACGCCTCCGCCTCCGTCTGGGAGTCGTTTTTCCAGAAGAATTTCCGCGAACTTGGCAAGTCCGAGCGTCGAGCGATCATGGCAAGGCTCGAAAAGGAGTACAGCGCAAAGTACAAGAAACCGGTGAAGGTGAAGGACACGACTCCCATCGAGGGTGTCCTGTACGGGTACGGATTGGACCTTTCCCGTTGCGTCGGGTGCCGGAGGTGCGTTTACGGGTGCGTGACCGAGAACAACCAGTCCCGCGACCCGCAGATTCATTGGATCAAGGTGCTCCGCCTGGAGAAGGAACGAGGGGTCGACCTGGACCATTCCGAGCAATATTACAATCCGGCGACGGTCCCCGAGGAAGGGTATTTCTACATGCCCGTCCAGTGCCACCAGTGCGAGAACCCGCCCTGCACCAAGGTGTGTCCCGTCCAGGCCACCTGGAAGGAGATCGATGGGATCGTGGTCGTGGACTACAACTGGTGCATCGGGTGCCGGTATTGCATGGCGGCGTGCCCTTACGGGGCGAGGCATTTCAACTGGAAGACGCCCGGCCTGCCTGCCGGGGATATGAACCCCGAAACGCATTATCTCGGCAACCGGCCGCGGCCCGTCGGCGTGGTGGAGAAGTGCATCTTCTGCATGCAGCGCACCAGGGAACCGAACGGGGAATACCCTGCATGCGTCGAGGTTTGCCCTGTCGGGGCCCGCAAGTTCGGGAACCTGCTCGACCCGACCAGCGAGATCCGCAACGTGATCGAGAACAAGCGTGTGTTCATCCTCAAGGAGGATTTGAACACCCAGCCGAAGTTCTACTACTTCTACTCCGTGTGA
- a CDS encoding c-type cytochrome, whose protein sequence is MDSIRFRKLSIPFFGLLFFIAAVLPGCDQSGKREAGVPGGTLATSSTMEAQKPHLVSDLIPGRKVFEAKNCNQCHSIFERERKIGPKLKSSRFYGSFLDIFSLLWNHAPAMAVKMRREVLDRPTFSTTELNELVSFLYMLPYLGEPGDARRGEALLESKSCFKCHSLGKKGRRGGTPLDSLAVYQSTVVLLQRMWNHGPEMIGRMTTTGTSIPTFSGNEMADIFSALTKETSDKGKKVFLGVGNAENGEKLFTDKGCIKCHSIFGKGGKRAPDLGKTVAQSNVTKLTTQIWNHVGRMRQLYNQEKLQWPYFAETEMNDLIVFLYSLNYLDKPGDAAKGEKIFTQKKCIECHFKTEENKQKLLGALKAINTTQFAAELWNHTSAMEAAMVTQGVPWPEMTGAQLRDVLAFLQKQ, encoded by the coding sequence ATGGACAGCATCCGTTTCCGGAAATTGAGCATTCCATTTTTCGGATTGCTATTCTTCATCGCGGCGGTTCTGCCGGGATGCGATCAAAGCGGGAAAAGGGAAGCCGGGGTTCCCGGCGGGACTCTCGCGACATCGTCAACCATGGAAGCCCAGAAACCTCACCTCGTCAGCGACCTGATTCCCGGAAGAAAGGTGTTCGAGGCAAAAAACTGCAATCAGTGCCATTCGATCTTCGAGCGGGAGAGGAAAATCGGACCCAAGCTCAAATCTTCCCGTTTCTACGGAAGCTTTCTGGATATCTTCTCGCTCCTTTGGAATCATGCGCCGGCAATGGCCGTCAAAATGAGGCGCGAAGTGCTGGACCGCCCCACCTTCAGCACGACCGAACTGAACGAACTCGTCTCCTTTCTTTACATGCTGCCGTATCTGGGAGAACCTGGTGATGCACGGCGCGGCGAGGCCCTTCTCGAGTCAAAATCCTGTTTCAAGTGCCACTCCCTGGGCAAAAAAGGGAGAAGGGGAGGAACCCCGCTGGATTCTCTTGCCGTTTACCAATCCACGGTCGTCCTCCTGCAGAGAATGTGGAATCATGGGCCGGAGATGATCGGCCGGATGACGACGACCGGCACTTCCATCCCTACGTTCTCCGGTAACGAAATGGCGGACATCTTCTCCGCACTGACGAAAGAGACCTCTGATAAAGGCAAAAAGGTATTCCTTGGAGTCGGGAATGCCGAGAACGGAGAGAAGCTGTTCACCGACAAAGGTTGCATCAAATGCCATTCGATCTTCGGAAAGGGCGGCAAGCGCGCCCCGGACCTTGGGAAAACCGTCGCCCAGTCGAATGTGACGAAACTTACGACCCAGATCTGGAACCATGTCGGGCGGATGAGGCAACTTTATAATCAGGAAAAACTGCAGTGGCCTTATTTTGCGGAAACCGAGATGAACGACCTGATCGTGTTCCTTTATTCACTCAATTATCTGGATAAACCCGGGGATGCCGCAAAGGGAGAGAAAATCTTCACTCAGAAAAAATGCATCGAGTGCCACTTTAAAACCGAGGAAAACAAACAAAAACTCCTTGGCGCATTGAAAGCAATCAATACCACCCAGTTCGCGGCGGAATTGTGGAATCACACCTCCGCCATGGAAGCGGCCATGGTGACCCAAGGAGTTCCGTGGCCGGAAATGACCGGCGCGCAATTGAGGGACGTACTGGCGTTCCTGCAAAAACAGTAA
- a CDS encoding 4Fe-4S dicluster domain-containing protein has translation MNGRRTFLRGFLSVLLSGGAIGGILKILPSKADAREAPPKGQIWYGFGVSVDKCIGCARCMDACKTENNVPREPFFFRTWVERYITRKNGTTVVKTIEPNLEPSPEIASDKSILRSFFVPKLCNQCASPPCVQVCPVGATFQTKDGVVLVNEKTCIGCRYCIQACPYGARYLNPVSKTADKCTFCYHRISQGLLPACVEVCPTQARIFGDLNAAASPMSRFLRMNKIHVLKPGLNTEPKVYYANLDGEVR, from the coding sequence GTGAACGGCCGCAGGACATTCCTGAGAGGTTTCCTCTCGGTTCTCCTCTCCGGGGGAGCGATCGGGGGGATCCTGAAGATTCTGCCCTCGAAGGCGGACGCGCGGGAGGCCCCTCCGAAGGGGCAGATATGGTACGGATTCGGGGTCTCCGTCGACAAATGCATCGGCTGCGCGCGCTGCATGGATGCGTGCAAGACTGAAAACAACGTCCCCCGGGAGCCGTTCTTCTTCCGGACGTGGGTCGAGCGTTACATTACGAGGAAGAACGGGACCACGGTGGTCAAGACGATCGAGCCGAACCTGGAGCCGTCGCCCGAGATCGCGTCGGACAAGTCGATCCTGCGCTCCTTCTTCGTGCCGAAGCTTTGCAACCAGTGCGCAAGCCCCCCTTGCGTCCAGGTCTGTCCCGTCGGGGCCACGTTCCAGACGAAGGACGGCGTGGTCCTCGTGAACGAGAAGACGTGCATCGGGTGCCGGTACTGCATCCAGGCGTGCCCGTACGGCGCCCGGTATCTGAACCCGGTATCCAAGACCGCTGACAAGTGCACTTTCTGCTACCACCGGATCTCTCAAGGGCTCCTCCCCGCCTGCGTCGAGGTGTGCCCGACCCAGGCGCGGATCTTCGGCGACCTGAACGCCGCCGCGAGCCCCATGTCCCGGTTCCTTCGGATGAACAAGATCCACGTCCTGAAGCCCGGGCTGAACACCGAGCCGAAAGTCTACTACGCGAACCTCGATGGAGAAGTCCGATGA
- a CDS encoding ferritin family protein: MPKAAKPAQKNGNAGSALTRALRFEKTGMRYFSLSAQKATDGFAKGVFTLLAGMERKHYEDIQAIAKKLEETGKFPVVSTVSSEGRMRLFKREYSRIKKEKMITGDAATAMRKALGFEAEGREMYTRMSENAGNRQEKLFFKTLASEEQKHFDIVYEYLDFLENSGLRMGE; the protein is encoded by the coding sequence ATGCCGAAGGCGGCCAAGCCCGCTCAGAAAAACGGAAACGCCGGAAGCGCGCTTACGCGCGCGCTCCGGTTCGAGAAGACCGGGATGCGATACTTCAGCCTGTCCGCGCAGAAAGCGACCGACGGGTTCGCGAAGGGCGTGTTCACGCTTCTGGCCGGCATGGAGCGGAAGCATTACGAGGACATCCAGGCGATCGCGAAGAAGCTTGAAGAGACGGGCAAGTTTCCCGTCGTCTCCACCGTGAGCAGCGAGGGGCGGATGCGCCTTTTCAAGCGGGAGTACAGCCGGATAAAGAAGGAAAAAATGATCACGGGAGACGCCGCGACGGCGATGCGGAAGGCTCTCGGGTTCGAGGCCGAGGGGCGGGAGATGTACACCCGCATGTCGGAGAACGCGGGGAACCGGCAGGAGAAGCTGTTCTTCAAGACACTCGCATCCGAGGAGCAGAAGCATTTCGACATCGTCTACGAATACCTCGATTTCCTAGAGAACTCGGGGCTGCGGATGGGAGAGTAG
- a CDS encoding 4Fe-4S dicluster domain-containing protein, producing the protein MKWGMVIDLQKCTGCGECVAACKLENNVAIVAPKESEMGRTMLWMDMLTVYEGEYPRLRVRQFPRPCMHCDHPPCTKVCPVRATYKNEEGIVAQIYPQCIGCRYCMAACPYTVKSFNWYKPEWAPGIRETANPDVSVRPVGVVEKCTFCVHRLQKAKEQAKSDGRNLREGDFQTACAESCPAGAIVFGDLENTSHRVNPLSRSPRAMRLLEDLGTEPKVIYLKEVD; encoded by the coding sequence ATGAAGTGGGGTATGGTCATCGATTTGCAAAAATGCACCGGCTGCGGCGAGTGCGTCGCGGCCTGCAAACTGGAAAACAACGTGGCCATCGTGGCACCGAAGGAATCGGAGATGGGACGGACCATGCTCTGGATGGACATGCTGACGGTATACGAAGGAGAATATCCCAGGCTTCGTGTCCGCCAGTTCCCGCGCCCCTGCATGCATTGCGACCACCCTCCCTGCACGAAAGTCTGTCCGGTTCGTGCCACCTACAAGAACGAGGAAGGGATCGTCGCGCAGATCTATCCCCAGTGCATCGGGTGTCGCTACTGCATGGCTGCGTGTCCCTACACGGTGAAATCCTTCAACTGGTACAAACCGGAATGGGCGCCCGGCATCCGCGAGACCGCCAACCCGGATGTGTCGGTCCGGCCCGTGGGCGTGGTGGAAAAGTGCACCTTCTGCGTCCACCGGCTGCAAAAAGCGAAAGAACAGGCGAAGTCCGATGGGCGGAACTTGCGCGAAGGCGACTTCCAGACGGCATGCGCCGAGAGCTGTCCCGCGGGAGCGATCGTTTTCGGGGACCTCGAAAACACCAGCCACCGGGTAAATCCCCTTTCCCGCAGCCCACGCGCGATGAGGCTCCTGGAAGACTTGGGAACGGAGCCGAAAGTGATCTATCTGAAAGAGGTGGATTGA
- a CDS encoding molybdopterin-dependent oxidoreductase, which yields MKITRRNFLQMLGITGVAAGGISRVWAIPDKWVEKLQYGPRIETWKMSTCGQCPAGCGIRVRLIDEIPVRIFGNPIAPVNNGFICPMGEAGLELLFHPDRIHQPMRRKGKKGDSSWEPISWEEALGGISKGLQGLLQKKQADRFGFLFGDRNTLLTQFAGDFVSRMGSTNFFPWRDPGINELGLWQALGEFPPLAFDLGKTDYLLTFGTNLLEGPPSPVYFNRLYGKLKEKRPRTGLRMVHVDARMSQSGKNATEWIQIRPGSMGVLALGMTYVILRDKNFDEEFIARYSQDFRGGNEDFQTMVTRDYPPDKVSAITGVPPETLLRLAREFSSAKAPLALSGGMSDRSETPLFTQWAVASLNALSRSFSAKGLWRQPVPLPWAPSQIPSLNTRSGAFSLKPSLVPDTDLPAYWGSEELPHLRSAGELPDLNMLMIAQVDPLYLSTDQKPWKEWLSRIPQVVQFATLIDDTSPYADLVLPTTTYLEQWDLTLPVPNLPFSQLGLQQPIVSPLDGSRPIGDVLLALGTGLGVTTLLPEKSGKSYADYLVARLKPIFASGKGTPFFEAVSLNFLEELRKRGWQVYSYPAFADFWRLLQEKGGWWDPGEYPEVDWKKRKKFTFPTVTRLDALRKERALLSRGEETQKTDIPSTKRSEGPARKAEAPDSFLLAPFTILMNMTGEGASQPLLQEISGLIPRVYWEPWAEMHPERAKKLSLEDGNLIRVVSGKGSVNLRVKVVPTVSSEILGVPFGSGHKESGRYAKNIGTNPVALIDHLVDPLSGRNSWESTHVRVEKVNK from the coding sequence ATGAAAATCACCCGTCGCAATTTTCTGCAGATGCTGGGGATCACAGGCGTTGCCGCCGGAGGAATCTCCCGGGTCTGGGCCATCCCGGATAAATGGGTCGAAAAACTACAGTACGGTCCCCGCATTGAAACATGGAAGATGTCCACCTGCGGCCAATGCCCTGCGGGATGCGGTATCCGGGTCCGCTTGATCGACGAGATCCCGGTCCGGATTTTCGGGAATCCCATCGCACCGGTCAACAACGGATTCATCTGTCCCATGGGGGAGGCCGGGCTGGAACTGCTCTTCCACCCCGACCGGATCCACCAGCCCATGCGGCGCAAAGGGAAAAAGGGAGATTCCTCCTGGGAGCCCATTTCCTGGGAAGAAGCGCTCGGCGGGATATCCAAAGGGCTTCAGGGGTTGTTGCAGAAAAAACAGGCCGATCGCTTCGGGTTTCTTTTCGGAGACCGGAACACGCTGCTCACACAATTCGCCGGGGATTTTGTCAGCCGCATGGGCTCCACCAACTTTTTCCCCTGGCGGGACCCGGGGATCAACGAACTCGGTCTCTGGCAGGCCCTCGGGGAATTTCCCCCCCTTGCCTTCGACCTGGGAAAAACCGATTACCTTCTCACGTTCGGGACAAACCTCCTTGAGGGACCCCCGTCCCCGGTCTATTTCAATCGCCTGTACGGGAAATTGAAGGAAAAACGGCCGCGAACGGGGCTGAGGATGGTGCACGTGGACGCGCGAATGTCCCAATCCGGCAAAAACGCAACGGAATGGATACAGATCCGACCCGGGAGCATGGGGGTCCTTGCGCTGGGAATGACGTATGTGATCCTTCGCGATAAAAATTTCGACGAGGAATTTATTGCCCGCTATTCTCAGGATTTCCGGGGCGGGAATGAAGACTTCCAGACGATGGTCACCCGTGACTATCCTCCGGACAAGGTCTCCGCCATTACCGGCGTCCCCCCGGAAACCCTGTTGCGGCTGGCCCGGGAATTCAGTTCCGCCAAAGCACCTCTGGCCCTTTCAGGAGGCATGTCGGACCGGAGCGAAACCCCCCTGTTTACCCAGTGGGCGGTGGCGAGTCTAAACGCTCTCTCGCGGAGTTTCTCCGCGAAAGGGTTATGGCGGCAACCGGTCCCGCTCCCATGGGCGCCATCCCAGATCCCGTCCTTAAACACCCGATCGGGGGCCTTTTCCCTCAAACCGTCCTTGGTCCCGGATACCGATCTCCCCGCCTACTGGGGCTCGGAGGAGCTGCCCCATCTTCGTTCCGCCGGCGAACTTCCCGACCTGAACATGTTGATGATCGCGCAGGTCGACCCACTGTACCTGTCGACCGATCAGAAGCCATGGAAGGAATGGCTGTCCCGGATTCCTCAAGTGGTCCAATTCGCAACCCTGATCGACGACACCTCCCCGTACGCCGACCTCGTATTGCCGACCACCACGTACCTGGAGCAGTGGGACCTGACGCTGCCGGTTCCGAATCTTCCCTTCTCCCAACTGGGACTGCAGCAGCCGATCGTCTCCCCGTTGGACGGCTCCCGCCCTATCGGGGACGTTCTCCTTGCGCTGGGAACGGGGCTGGGAGTTACCACCCTCCTTCCCGAAAAATCCGGGAAGTCCTATGCAGACTACCTGGTGGCCCGGTTGAAGCCGATCTTCGCTTCAGGGAAAGGAACCCCCTTCTTCGAGGCCGTCTCCCTGAATTTCCTCGAAGAGCTGCGGAAACGGGGCTGGCAGGTCTACAGCTACCCCGCGTTTGCGGATTTCTGGCGCCTGCTCCAGGAGAAAGGCGGTTGGTGGGATCCCGGCGAATATCCCGAAGTGGACTGGAAAAAGAGAAAGAAGTTCACTTTTCCTACCGTTACCCGGCTTGACGCACTCCGCAAGGAGAGGGCTCTTTTGAGCCGCGGGGAGGAGACGCAAAAAACGGACATTCCCTCCACCAAACGGTCGGAGGGCCCTGCCCGGAAGGCGGAGGCTCCGGATTCCTTCCTCCTTGCGCCCTTTACGATCCTGATGAACATGACCGGCGAGGGGGCCAGCCAACCGCTGTTGCAGGAGATCTCCGGACTGATCCCGCGCGTGTACTGGGAACCTTGGGCAGAGATGCATCCGGAGAGAGCGAAGAAGCTATCGCTTGAGGATGGGAACCTCATCCGCGTGGTGTCCGGGAAGGGATCCGTCAACTTGCGCGTAAAGGTCGTCCCGACAGTTTCTTCCGAAATTCTAGGCGTTCCTTTCGGATCGGGGCACAAGGAATCCGGAAGATATGCCAAAAACATAGGGACGAATCCCGTCGCGTTGATCGATCACCTGGTGGACCCGCTCAGCGGCCGCAATTCCTGGGAATCGACGCACGTACGTGTGGAGAAGGTCAATAAATAA